CTGAGATAAGAAATGCAGTTACATAAAACTGATGCAAAATTTTGGGcttttgtttttagttattttagtcAAGTCCCCATCAGAATTTTCCTCATGACCCTattaggggtttttttttggcaaagaaggtttgccatttttttctctagctcatttgacagatgtaatcagttaagtgacttgtccaaagtcacaggtCTGTAAAATATTCAATAGAATCAAAAGCCTCTCAAAAGTGGAAATAACATCTAtactaaaagaaacaaaaagacttgcttagaatcaaagaatatcagaaaatttaaggaaattgaggcaaacagacttaagTGACAGCTAATGTGTCTGAGGTAGATTCAAAcccaggaagatttatcttcctgacaTTAGGCCCAATAGTCTATTCATTTCATGTTTTAGCTGCCCATTATTGAATTTAAGGcagagttattatttttttttctctttttaaccaAACTCCtctcatattttaaattataacataTCTCACACAATAATGATAGAAACAGatttaaaatagaagaatttttatttgaatactAGTTACACTCTGTTCCTATATCCAGTTTCTGCAAAGTgtggaagaaaattttaaattcaggtCAAAAATAAGTACTTCCTATGCAGCttggaagacaaagaaagactAGGACAACTGGTTAGTATTTTAGTCAAATATCATATAAGGCATCTTATTATCAGTTAAGTTTTACTGTTATGTAAACTTTAGTTTGGTGACATCAGTGTTTGAAAATTTTggtaaacaaatataaaagacttttaaaattttttatgatgGTGGACAATAACTTTACACCTtctaaactgaaaaataaaagaaggggaaataagaGTTAATGAGGAATGATTCATTAAGTACCTTTTAGGAAACAATGCTTACCAACTGGAaaacagttgaaaaaaaatttttggcataaaaaattttaaaaagcttccaAACAAAAGCTAATATGAGAAGTGCCAGTttgttaattgttatttttttccttgtagatGCTTGAAATTTCTTGTTGAAACTTATCTTTCAAGTACAAAGCATATATTTAGTCTGCTGTGGTGGAGGGATGAGATTATGTCCTTGGTAGCTGATGATTCTTATACAAGCATCAGGACCAGTCTCAAAATCATCAAGAGgctgtttcaaaagaaaagaaattcaatataaggaaaaataattgacacaaaacatgaagacaaaaaaataagtctagagacagctaggtagcacagtggatatagtGCCAGACTTGaaatataagatatttgtaaagggctttgtaaatcttaaagtactatatacacACTAGCTctctatatgttatatatatctAAATAGTAATAATGCTACATTATAGAtggattatatataatatacgatatatacacaaatacatgtgtatatatacatgtgagcatatatatgtatgtatgtatgtgacacacaatatattatatatgtagtatattatACTAGACAGATTATGAATAAGACATCTACAGAATAAATTAGAGGTAATTAGTCAGGCCTATACTATAGACATCTTGTTggcacatagttgtttgcatattatctccctcattacaacatgagctccttgaggtcagtgACATTTTgcctttaaatgtttgttgattgtaaACTGATGGACTGCCATGGGAAAAATCAGAAGATTTCACAGACATGGAAGAATCCAGAGTTCATTATCATACTTGTAAAGACAATCTTATGGGAATTTAAAAAGATCATGGTTTCAAAATTTAGGACTATTTCAACCAGTCAAGAAATTCCACAAGAATTAAGGTTTGATCCAACAGCAGGAAAtgatctcttttttctccctgtgaatttatacattatttttgtctcttttctcctaTTACTCTAGTGTTTAAGAATACAGTCACTGTACAATAAGTACTCCATGTCTATGAATGCCCTATCATTCACCTGTAATGCTAAATATCATTCACCTCTCTATCTTCCCTAGAACTTGGTGCTGTGCTTTGTACATGCTGGCTACCTGGTCACTGAATGAGAACTCAAAAATCCCCCATTTCCAGAACATTTTCTTCTACCGCACACATACCTGGCACTCTTTATTAGTTTGAAAGATTTAACGAATACTTACTTGAAGCTTGCATAGGTTTCTAGACTcttatgaaaattacatttagtaACCTATAAATCTCTCAGAATGGAAACTCCTCCTACCAAAGCAGAGGTACTTGTGTGTAACCTATAGCCTTAGGAAGTTAATTAGGGTATCAAGAGACTAAGTGATTTATACAGAATGACATCACTAGCATTTGTCTAAGGTGGGACACCTTAGACAATGATATGTATGTCATTCTGATTCCAAAGCCCATGCCTTCAGGATTACTTTATTTGCAAAAATTAGAAACTTCTAATTGCCAAAAACTCATTACTTCTGAATCTCAGCAAAGGAAATTAAGGACAGAAACAATTCCTTACCTGAGGCCAGCCACAATCCCTGCTGGCATTAGTTTCTTGGACCTCTTGAACCTCATGCCCATCATAATGGCCAGAAAAAAGGTAGTGACTGTAAAAGAAATCAGTTCATGAGTTAAAATTACAATGGAGCAATTCTTTAGTTACACATGAAAAAATAAGGACATGATCTCATTTGTCCAAAATTCCTCCCCTCTTATAAGTCATAgcaagtttttggtttttgtccAAACTTTGAACAGCTCCATTCCTCAAAGACATAATGTTCAAATACATAACAATTAGGAGGACATTTGTTTTCAAATAGCTAACCagaaataatataacaaaaaggTAACTTTTTTTATGGGACATTTGTAATAAGATGAAAGGGACTCTGACTTaccacacaaacacaaaaaatgaTGAAGTTATAGAGGTTTTAAGGAGAATGgtatatcataaaaaataatttctaattaatttaaatctgaaaataaacaatattgatttttataatgttttaacaCTTGGAGAATTTCACGCATGGAGAATAAATAACTTAGCTACCTAACTAATAGAATTCAGAATATCTGAGAGTCAGGTATTATACACTTTGCAGGTCAGTTGTTTAGCAACTCACATCTCCAGTAGGCTTCATGCAGTATTTATGGCACTATAACAGCACACTTGAAAAACTGCTTTTACACAATTTTCCAAATAACATGCCTGTAAATGACAGAAATCTTTGGATGCAAGTTGCTTGAAAGCATGTagaaagaatattttagaaaaactgCCTTCTTGCAAGGattatccttctttctttatttatttccttcctccctttatttattccttttttccttcctatccttctttctttcccctaatTTACTCCTGACACCATTCATAGCTCCAactctcttcttctccctatcCCAGATTCAAATATATCATTATGGTGTTtcctataaaaaatataaatttgtgtTTCAGTTCATGTACAAACTCAGTTGCTTTTTAATGCAATTAAATTACCATAGAACAATATTAATTCACTTCTTTTCCCAATCCTTCTCTGATTGGATATCTATGATCAAACTGGTGCATAAAAGGCCCATAATTGTTCTGTCTATGGTTATGCTTCTACTTGGCATGCATATTTCCACTGGCCTGGAACTAATGATCATATTTTagaatatacaatttttttttttggtcctcagactttttttaAATGCAAGGAAAGggtttcagtcttttttttcttattttcactaTTACagacaaatatttgaaaagacaaagaaaagtgcTGAAAGATTTGGTGGGAATAATGACAAGGAAAGAACTTGAATGCACATGTGATATGGATGatctaattataatttttaataaggtAAATTTGAATACTTGAGACTGTTTCATGAGATTCATTATTCATACTAATTAtggaagtgttactactgggcttatatcccaaagagatcttaaaaaaaggtaaaaggacctgtatgtgcaaaaatgtctgtggcagccctttttgtagtggccagaaactggaaactgagtggatgtccatcaattggagaatggctgaataaattgtggtatatgaatgttatggaatattattgttctgtaagaaatgaccaacaggatgatttcagaaaggcctggagagacttatgtgaactgatgctgagtgaaatgagcaggaccaggagatcattatatacttcaacaacaattctatatgatgatcaattctgatggacgtggccctcttcaacagtgaaatgaaccaaatcagctccaatagagcagtaatgaactgaaccagctacacccagcaaaagaacgctgggagattactatgaaccactacatagaattcccaatccctctatttttgtccacctgcatttttgatttccttcacaggctaattgtacactatttcaaagccgattctttttgtacagcaaaacaactatttggacatgtatacatatattgtatttaatttatactttaacatatgtaacatgtattggtcaacctgccatctagaggaggggcggtgaggggaaggaggggaaaaattggaacaaaaggcttggcagttgtcaatgctgtaaaattacccatgcatatatcttgtaaataaaaagctatttaaaaaaaaaaaaaaagacctagctGGACTGTGTTGATTTCTGGTCTCACAGAACTACTTTACTGATTTGTGAAATATACTAAgagagtttgattttttttttttaaatactttcttttctcaaTCTAGATCAATATAATACTCACATAGTGACATTTTGACATCTCGGGAGTCACAGGAGATACGGTAAGCTCCATAACCAGCCAATAAGCCAAAGAAAAGACCAGCAATCAAAGATACAATGCTTCCTAAAACAACAAAGAGAGCAGAGGATCAGcaacagaaatgcaaattcaagAAATATGAAACATGAGGATATCACCTCACTATTTCACAAACCTCTACCGGTTGGTTGTCTCTCCATGGAGACAGATCGCAACTCCTCCAAAGTACTATCTGATGGACCAAAGAAAACAGACGCACAATCTGTCTCCAGTCCTATTCTCAGGCCCTTTATTCAGCACGAGATAACCTACCAAAGCTTTGCATTCCAGAACAACTACGAAGATCACCTTCTCCCTCCACCTCAAGGCATAAGAATAGAAATTTTGtagagaatttaaaaacatttgaagaaaaataaactttctttcaaaaataCTGCAAAGAAACAATCGATCAGCTAGTATTTATTCAAGACATCCATCAGCCTATTTGACATATTGTTCTATCATCTGTTATCTGCCATCTTTTTGTCTATCACATCATTCTTGTATCCTAGGCCAGATATCTTGACTTTTGCCTGGCCACTGGACTCTGGAGAAGAAAgcaaggctgatgactttgtacaactccacttcacttaaatccaatttgtgaGCAAGTCAAAGTTTCACCTCTGGGAATGAGGGAACAACAATTCAGTATTTCTACAACTCTGGCAGTCctaagtgctagggatgcaaatgtaaaaaaaaaaaaaaaaaaaaaaaaaaatacccaaagtAATTCCATCTCTCAAGAAGCCCATACTCATTGGGCTTACACAgaagtaaaaatacaatatttatgaaataaatatagcaTAATTTGGGGAAGATGGAATATAGTAGTTGAAGGGAATCTCGAAAGCATATTAGATTAATTTATTCAGACAAATGTTCATGgacaacttttatttttacatcctcTTTATTTGTGATTGAAGCTTCACCATGAAGTTCTCATttgtaacaaagaatttaaaataaagaagttcaACAATAAATGGTTCTCATAATCTAattttttgaggagaaaaaaatattcaggtCTTTTGTCTGTTGTTTCATTTGTATATGACTCaatgattccatttgaggttttcttggcaaagatactggagtgttgaactttttctttcttcaactcattttatagatgaggaaactaataaatgtctgagagtcggatttgaactcatgaagacaaATCTTCATGATTCTAGgcccaatattctatctactgagTCACTAGCCACCCTTAGGTCTTCTGCTGTTTTATAACTGAAACAACTTGGaaactgccatctggggaaaaaaatttaattttcatgagCAATTCAGTAGAGATGACAACCtcacatttatatggcattttaaattTTACACATCACTTCACATACACTTTCTCATATGAGCTTCATAATAACTGGGTgaagtaggagctattattacCTTAATTTatggaaaatgagagaaactGAGGGGGGTCAGAGAAATTAAGTCTGTGCCACACATCTAAAAGGGgtctgaagcaagattcaaatccagtacTTCCTGAAGCTTAAAaaacctgtaaaatgggaataataacagcacttattgCCAGAGTTGTAgtgaagatccaatgagataatatttataaagagcttggcccatagtagatgattaataaaatcttgtttttttccAAGTTCAACATTCGGTCAGATGAGGTCTTCAAGGTTAGCTGTGGTTAGcagagaaattgataaaaataagggATTACCCTTAGGCAAGCCGGAAGAAGGCTCAGATAATGGTAATCCAGTCAAAAAACCAAGTGATCCCAAGACCCTGAGGCTAAAATTCCCCAATAAAACAACTTATGGCCCAAGGCTTTGCAGCTACCTTCCCTAGGGTCAGCCAGCCATAGCACTGGGCCCTGAGGTatttttcccccacccccatacCACACTGTACCGCCCCTAACTAcactatgcttcccaaccccatttcttttctttacagctacttaactcttttagggtactaAGTCACTTTCAGGATTTAGTCTGCCAGCTAATGACATGTCCCAGCCTCATGGAGTGCACCTGTTCTACTGGGTGAGTTCCACTGGTGTGAGTTCCACAGAGgaatttgtctttcatatgctttccCAGTTCTATTTTATACTTACCATTCCCGGTGTCTaatgtatcccttcattttatctgtaacctgTTCctttaaataaatctactttttaccaaagagaatggccatagTGAAtgcttcacatgactgaaccccaacttttgtgCCTGCCATCACTTGGGGCTTGACACCACAATCATATAGCACATCACATCCACTAAGCCAGGCAAAGGATCTGATTCCTCTGAAGTTCAAAATAGATGATTATCTACGAAGTTTCAAAGTTTGGTAATCATTTACAGGGGTTACACTGGTTTCTTCACTTTTCTAATaccaaaagaggagaaaaaaagcaattttaatcATAACTTACAAGGCACAAAAAGGCTGTAATGGATCATTAGCTTTATTCTATCCCCTTAGCCTCCAGGGAAGAAATACTTACATTATAGAAGACAAATGGTTTTTCTGCCTTTGTCTAAgagatctctttttaaaaagcaagttctTACAACTAACTTTGGCTACTTTGTCTTTATTCAAACAAAGTTGTGAGAAAAACAGACCAAAACAAAAGCCTCAATTTTTCACCACAAAAGGgtgagaagcaaaaagaaaagaaacaatttgtCTACAAATTTCTCTTCCTCCAAGACAATTTGCCTTGCTCAGTTATAGACTTAACAGGATAAAAGTCAAGGATCTGATCAATAGAGGAATTAAGTCTTACATTTACCCAAGACCTTTAGAGaagataagtaatttttttttcttgaagttaagtaatttgcccaaaatcTAAATGTCAAAGCCTACATGGTGGACTGTGGTCTTCCATCTCCCAAGTCAAACTCCTGGACTCCCAACCTTACATAGGGAAGGGAATTTGGAGGGTCTCAGGGCAAGGCTCAGTAGGCCATTGCTCCGGTTGGctgagaaaatctccttcaacccTGCCTCAGTGAGAGACCACCCAGGGAATCAGATAAAGTGTTTTAGCTATGTGGGGCTAGTTGAGTCCAGAGCTAAAatattccaaccctattcaaatGAAgatcttcaattcaattcaaactgTACCCAGATCCATCAAGAGCAATCCCTAGCTTGTAGCCAAGGCTTATAAAAGaaccaaactaaaaccctctcttagcagaggttccaaacatgccagctatgccatgcttgggatgccaaggagcctctgtccactggaatattcttttccagtgccaccctctctttaccttatttctctaatcagacttcatgcctctctgtcaggatttctaaccttacaaTCCCTATaattaaacttcttttatcaatctaggttttcaggtctgtaaattcctttatggagaatctctgcactgccagaagggagtccccaaaacttcCTGGGatttgcaggggagccaaacctctccatttggttccctgaaccctgaacctgccagaAGACCTTTATCATTTAAATCCCAGACAACCAGAAACCTTAATCTCATTTtgattccctaaatctagaccttatcaatTTCATgagaatataaaaagtaaaattctgaaaaaaagtaaatttaaaaaaatctttaataaataaacTCTACCTCAAATTCTCCAAtgagttaattttttctttcttttcgaCATTAGAAACAAGTCAGTTTTTGGCACCAAAGTACTTTTCCTTATCAATATGCTATGCTAACATTAACTCATCAGAATTCCTATCAATCTCATTGTTGGTCAGTGATATCCAAGTCAACATGGCCCCATGGATTTGTCCACgagattttcttagtaaagatatcagagttgtttgccatttccttctccagtgtccgttttacagataagaaactgaagtaaatttGAATTAAGTGATtaatccagggtcacacatctagtgttTAAGTCCAAATTTGAGCTCatatcttcccaactccaggcctggtgctctattgtTCACTGCATCACTATCTAGCTGcatcttctccccaccccatcaACTAACTGATAATTAGAGAACTTAAAGAGAGTTTAGTATTAAAGACGACATTAAAACTAAGAAGattctaaatttcttcttttacacAGGTCCTTAGATCATTCTTGCAAACTTTGATTGCTAAGTTACCTTTAgatttaaatttcagaatttacCTTTGCGATGATATCCCAAAATGCCTCCACATGCTATTATGCTAGCGTATCCAAAACCAATCCAGTCAATAGTCATGGTTACACTTCTAAAGAAcgagagaaaagaaataggatcaaataagataaaactgcaaaaagaattttttaaacagGGAAATAAGTCAGATGCATAAAAATTATTACTAAAATAACACAagcacataaaataaaatctgtaatTTTTCAAGTCTGTTTATCGGAAGAAGAAAAGTGTAGGAAAATGCTTAGGATCAGCCCTTCTTTCCTCTTATCTGGCAACATCCAGGAATGAGGTATTCAAGAGTTAGGATTCCAGATAAGTCAACTGTccaaatgtaaaatatctttctTATGGAAAGCTCTACAAAACACATTCTACCTTCTGCCTTAATAAGCAGAGCATCCCTCAAGCATCCATGATTTCATCACTGTGGACCctccctccaccaatgcagattgTAAGCCCTTCCATGTCTTGGCAGAAAGTATTTAGGAGTTGGtgtaattgaaaaaacaaaacaaaacaaaaaaacctgatcACCCAGTGAATGGCCAACTTTAGGGTGAGAAGTCTCTCCAGACTTGGTGAGGATGGCACACAGTTTCTAGTTTCCAGATGTGTACTCTAGGCCTTTCACACTTGGTAGGGGTTTGTCAGACTGAAGAGGGTAGGAAACTAGGCAGAGATGGGTCAGTGGGTTTTTTCtgcctgttaggattaccaggtgagaattcaggttgtctggacagtgacaaggtgagaattcagattgtctggacaattacatgGTGAGAACTCAGGTCGACCTGACAGTTCtttggctcagacctttggtttgggcctttaaagggagtttacaccttaggaattctaagagaagcAAGCTCACtagttgaagtacttcttcccagaagcccttgcattatcccacgcccattctctgggaggataaaaagaggcaacattgagcctggagagcaatctggactggggaaggaccagagctggaggagattcagagccaggattcaggaagaagaagaggctggctggaggctccagaagcctcccaagaaacctgctcatagaggaaaagattatacagaaaagaaacctcctcccagagaaggattacaactgagagacaatcagaacattacagtttgtctctctctctccttctccctccaaagTGCCAAGGCTAGCCTACTCAATGCagtgttaaaacaaaatctttatcaATTAGGAAAGAGACTCCGAAGGATCTTCGGGCAATAGGCCTCCAGGGAGAAAAGCCTTAttgcaaggaatagaattttggagcttcattttatacacaaacaggatcataaaacagagtttgtatttacaaaggacttttctgcttcccCTCAGATATAGAGTAGTTTGTATATCAAAGGGGTTTCTCAGGAGGCTGTAAATCCTttgaagtttgtataagaaagggATTTCTCTTGAGGATGTAAGATTCTGTTAATCATTTGCATACTGGCCTATCTGCTTTGACCTCTTCAAGACCTTGTATCCTACTGACACACGTTTTTGGAAGTCCAGGGTCACTTACATGTCAAAAGGAGGCGTTTTCAAAAGACTTTAGTGGAAGAATATCACTTTAACTTTTCCTTGATTTCTCCAGGCAAACATTACCACTATCAATTTCTACAGCAGGACCTGACACAATAATTCGGGGGCTAGGAAGCACAAAAAATTTCTGGTCCCTAGAGCAAATTATTCCCAAATAGCTAGGTTCTTCTAAATgatatttcttccatttcctctcttATAGCTGCCTCAACTGtctgctctcccttctcatcACCCACAGTGGTTTTTTCATTTCTGCTACTATTTCTGTTAACCTACCACATCTCTAGTAGTATTGCTTTCTACTTCTCCAACACTTGGTGTCTTGTTTTGGTTCTACAGGTTCCTGGCTTTCATAGACATCATGAGCTAACACAGGTGCTATTTTATCCTGGCCTACAAACCAGCTAATTACTTCCCACTGTCATCTTGGATGCTTAGCTTTTCCTTCTAGGCCTCCTAGGTGTTCCTGAATTTAGGGTACCAGAAATTTTAGTTTGAGATATAACATCAGGGGGTGTTACTGAGCTGGAAAGTAAGTTTCTCTTGATTTGGACAAATTAGGTTTGAACTTTTAAATGGGATGAAGTggtacaaaatgaagtaaaagcaagaaaattacatGGTCAGTGACTGtgacaatgtaaatggaaagaaagaaggaaaggaaggaaaggaaagaaaaaaagaaaggaatgggaagagaagaaaaaagggaagggaagaaggaaggaaaaggaaaaggaaaagaggaaaatgaaagtgaatgatgTATTATAATAGCCAAATCTGGTCTCCCTAAAAGAGATATAAGAAGGCATCCTTTCATGCCACTTTGCCTCCTGCTAGCTTCCCAGAAGAGGGGAGATTGTGGATATGGAATACTAGCTTGGTTAATATAttagtttttaactttttaataaatcCTTTGTCATAAAGGATGACTCTCTGGATAGGGGAATGAGAAGAACATTTTAGGAAAGTGATATAAAACTAaaagatattaattttaaaaattaaaactctttagGTTACTGCTAttattgctcagtcatttttcaatcacatctaactctttgtgaccctatctgGATTTTTCTTAACAGAGATATTGAAGgggtttatttccttctccagttcattttacaggatgaagaaactgagacaaataaccGTGAAGTGACttgttagtaagtatctgaggctgagtttgaactcagaaagatgaatctatTTGACTCCAAAGCCCAGCACCCTgttcactgtgccatttagctgccctatGGGTATTCTTAGACTTTTCCAAATGACTTGGAACACTTAGAGAGCCTTATCAGACTCTCCACATCTTCCCTACCTTCTGCCACTATCACCCATAAGATCCCAAATGGGGATTAAGTGGCCATTAGTATTGGGCACAGATAAAAACTACAACAAACACACTTCTAGGTTCCATTAGAAGGCCCCTAATGTATCTTCCAAGTCTGAAATGCTCTGATTGCATTAAGGCACTAATCCAGATTACCTTTTACAGAAGCTCTCTTAGGggatcttcttcctcttcctaccCAACTTTGAAGGCTCCTTTAATGCCAATCTAATTCCCTTTCAACAAAGTTATCTTGAAAGAGTGATAATTATATTCACAAATCCAAACTCCATAATTTCCAGTTATcagaaactaccaaaaaaaaagtttcaagtgCCTCCCATATGGTTGAATCTTGGTAGACTTAAACATTCTCCCTCAAAATTAACTTTTACTTGCTATAGGAAGGCCAGTCTCATTAGTAAAATGtggtaggaagagaaaaaatatcaaaaaatgatTATAAGGTTTTGACCCTGGACAATGGCGTCACTGAGAGAAACTCGTAAGCTAAATAAACTAGGAGGCAGATTTTGGGAAGGAATTCTGATTTAGTTATATTTAATATACAAGTAGATTATCTGGGAGGAGACATACAACAGgcttctgcaaaaaaaaatttaaaaaattaaaaaaaaaatgagagctcTCAAGGGAGAGGTTGGACCTGGAAATAGAGATTAGCTATTAGCTGCATTATGATGATAATTGAAGCCTTAAGGACTAGATCATCAAAGATGAGAGATAAATGAGACAAAATCACATTCATATTTGGGCTAGAGGAGAAGACAGAAGTAATGAAGGAAACTAAGGGATTTTCAGAAAGGTCTTAGGAAAAGCAGTATTacaatggccaaaaaaaaaaaaaaaaatccaggaaaaaaaaaaaagtagcaatcaAAGGCTACAGAAAGGTCAAGAATTAGAACTGAGGAAAGGTCATTGGGTTTgacaattttaaaagtcattgacAATATTGGAAAGGATTATTTCAGTTAAATGGTGGGGATAGaatctttgcaaaccttaaagcactatataaatttca
The Sminthopsis crassicaudata isolate SCR6 chromosome 4, ASM4859323v1, whole genome shotgun sequence genome window above contains:
- the TMEM14A gene encoding transmembrane protein 14A, translated to MTIDWIGFGYASIIACGGILGYHRKGSIVSLIAGLFFGLLAGYGAYRISCDSRDVKMSLFTTFFLAIMMGMRFKRSKKLMPAGIVAGLSLLMILRLVLMLV